aaaaaaaaaggggcaTTATGCCCTGTGCCACTCAATCGAGAACCAATGGTATAAATAGAGGGGCTATCATGGTCATGCCAGACACGAGTCTGCCATGGTGCCACCACCTTTGCTAGCAGTGTGCAAGACAAAGGGGACATAGACGGTGGCTATCAATGTGGCTTTTTGAGCAAGAACGACGCATTGGTGCTCTACAGCAATAATCCCTAGCTGCAGCTGTAGGTTTTGAGATGATGTGGTGGTAGAAGTGGTGGTGGCAAGGAAAGTGACACGCTTGTGTGTGATGGTGCATGGTGATTATGATCAAAGGTACATGTTAAATGGAGGCTGTGATAGGGATGCTTGTGGGCAACATTAATGTGAGTGATGACAGTATCGCTGATTTGCATTAACTATGTACGTGATGGGGTTTATGCTTATGAAAATGAAGTGCTCAGTGTAAACTAATAATATGGAGCAATGTTAGATAGATAAAGACACCAATATCCACACACCCAAAAGAACATGAGACCCACTAGAATTTTTATCCTATCATTCTTTTATCTCTTAACTCCGCCTATATTACACCTATGGTACATAGCTAGTCCCAAGTCCGGATAAAAGAGAAAGGTTGTGTTAGGCTTTCGACaatcaacataaaaatttagtcgAATATTCATCACATGAATaaaagacattattgcgctaaagctagATCGTTGCCCGGAAGCAACGCGCTGTATAGCTCGAGTATAGTGTCAAATGAGCAAGAGCCACTACATCGGTTCCCGggtgtagtgttaaatgagcaaggaTTACCGCGTTTTCGTGAACAGATGaaggtaaataagctagttcacaaagaaAGAGGTAAAGGTCGGAACAACAGAaagttgagatttgggacatgaaACATAGACACTCTAACAGGAAAATctatggaggtggtggatacCATGACAAGtaggaagattaacattatgtgcctacaagaaacaaaatgggTGGGCGCAAAGGCTAGAGAGTTTGATACCTCAGGGTTCAAACTTTAGTATACAGAAGAGGTGAAAAACAGGAATGGAGTAGGTATTATCGTGGATAAACAGTGGAAGAAGGATGTAGTGTATGTCAAGAGGGTGGATGATCAGATCATCTCTATTAAACTTGTGATGGAAGGAAGTACTTTTCATGTAATTAACGTCTATGCATCGCAAGTGAGTTCGGACAAGCAACACAAGATAaagttttgggaggatctagagaatTTAGTCCAAGACATACTTTCgagagataagattttcttaagAAGAGATTTAAATGGTCATATTAGAAGAGAAATGACTAGGTAAGAaagtattcacggaggccatggtttcAAGGTGGTTAATACCGaaggtaaaactattttggacttctCCTCAACCTTTGACATTCTCATcacaaatacatgttttaaaaagagagacgaacatcttataacctataggagtggcatgacaagctctcaaatcgactttTTCTTGTTGAGGAGCGTTGACCAGAATTTTTacattaattgaaaaattattacAGGAGAGAGTTTAATAACACATAAGATGCTCGTCATGAATTATCgagttgagcaaaaattgagaaaaagatATCATACGAAGAACTCAAAGACGAGGTGGTAAGGAATAAAAagtgaggaacaaagaagctttCTAAAATGGATAAGAGAAGAGACAAAGTGGGAAGGAGATGGAAGCATAGAAAAGATGTGGAAGGAAATGACAGAAGTAattagaagaacagcaaaagaagATTTTGGTGAATCTAGAGGGATAGGATCAAGAGACAAGAAGTCAGAGTCatggtggtggaatgcgagagtacaagaaaagataaaagcaaaaagggagtgctttaaagagtggtatTTGTCCCGCAATGCAGATAACTGGGAAAAATACAAGacggctaagaaagagacaaaagtgacTATAAgtgaaacaaaaacaaaagcataTGATGGTCTCTACCAATCTTTAGACACCaaggaaggaaaaaaaagtatatatagaaTCGTAAAGAATCgtaaaagaagaacaagagacTTGGAGTAGGTTAAATGTATAAAGAATAAAAACGGAAAAATTTTGGCTCAAGATGAGAAGAtcaatgaaaggtggaagagctacttgTATGAGTTATTTAATGAAGAACAGAAAACTCTTCCAAGCCTTGGTCGATTATACACGAGGGAAGAAGATTAAAACTTcgactactatcgaaggattcgagatttcgaggtaaaagaggctctaaagcaaatgaaaaatggcaggacAATAAGACCCAATAATATTCCGATTGAAGTTTGGAAATGTCTTGAAGAAAAAGGCATCAGTTGATTAACCaaactttttaatgagattttaaggtaaAAAAAGAATGTCAAATGAGTGGCGAAAGAGCACTTTgatacctatctacaagaataaagAGAATATACAAAGTTGTGAAAACTATAGAAAGATCAAACTTAAGAACcataccatgaagttatggAAAAGAGTGATAAAATGGATGTTGAGACGAGACACAAGTAACATAGAACCAATTTGAGTTTATGTCAGGCAGATCCACCACCGAAACTACATACCTGTTAAGAAGAATGATGAAGAgatatcgtagtaataaaagggatataCATatagtgtttattgatttgggaAAAGCGTATGATAAAGTACCAAGGAaagtcttatggaaggttttggAAAGGAAGAGAGTAAGGATTGCATATATTCgcgcaattaaagacatgtatgatgggacTACAACTAgcgtgaagactcaaggtggtatgacagagaaattttttattggtattAGAATACACCAGAGATCATCCTTAAGTCTGTACCTTTTTACATTAGTCTTGGATGTACTCACAGAATATATCCAAAAACCTATGTCATGGTACATGCTTTTTGCCGAAGATATTGTCCTTATAgaagagtcaagggaagacctaaataagaagctAAATTTATAAAGAGAAGCTCTAAAAGTGTATGGTCTGTGCATAAGTCATAGTAAGACGGAATATCTGAAATGTAAGTTCGACAACCgaagaaaaaatcctaatatagaagtgaagattggagaacacatcctacaaaaagttaaaagttttaagtatcttgggtgcatcatcaggataatagagagattgaacaggatgtaaatcataggatccaaacAGGTTGGTCAAAATAACGAAGTGCGTCTGATTTTAtgtgacaaaaaagtgcctttaaaacttaaaggtaaattctatcgcactacTATCACACCGGCTATACTTTATGGTACAAAGGGTTGGGCGACCAAAGGGGAACACGAACATAAGTGTGAcaaagatgaagatgttgagatgaatgagtggtcatacgcatttggataaaataagaaacGAAAATACAAGAAAGAGTTTGAATAACATCTATTATGAAAAAGATGGTAGAATCGCGTCTcaagtggtttggacatgtgagaaaaAGACCGACAGAGCACCCAATTAACAGGGTGGATGAGATAGAAGATGAACAAGGGGTGAAAGACAAAGGAAGTCCTCGAAAGACCATTCAtaaggtggtcaaacgagatctacatgtaaataGTTTCTCTGTtgacatgatacatgatagaACTCAATGACGTCGTTTGATCCATGTAGTCAACCCTACCTAGTGGAACAAAGCTTTGTTGTTGtattcttttctctcttctatcTACAAGACTGCATTTGGAAGGAAGATTGAGATTGAGACTGGGAGATAGAGACAGAGACACTGAAACTAAATTAAgtatttatattgtgtttggtgTAAAATATATTAGACTGAGATATATCTCAATATTATGTttagtttaagataaatatagagattaaagggtaaatttgaaatttgaaaagttaaatgaaggtatttttgagaaaaattgttattaaagtttcagtttctgtcttcaaaaatttcagtctctTGTGTCCCCATTTTTTAGAGGTACTGAAGGAACTGAATTTGTGTTTTAGAATTGAAATTTTAGTTCCAGACTCTAACTACCGAACATAATACCGAGTCTCAATCCCCCAGTCTCAATATCAGTCTCTGAAAACAAATGCTACCTAAGTTATACACTAAACATGGGttcaaatatcttttcctaatatCTGGATGATTCGGTGTGCATGCATCAGCTTATGTTATAGCTTTAGTCTGTGTGTGCGTTTGAATAGATGATAAGGTGTGACTGATCCAAAGATTGAGAAAATCTAAGACCTTTTGAAAAGGTGGTTATGGAGTTCAAACTAAAAAGCTGTTACAAACATACCtactaaatttataaaaatatgagcTAGTTTCAAAGATAGAAAGGGGCGGAATTGGAAAAGAGCATGTTAATAATAGAGCAAAACAAAACCTAAAACAAAATGTAAGATATTAGGAGATTTCATTTTACCCCACAAAAATCACATCCAACTCCTATGTGAATTCTTGATGGAAGACCAGACAATTCTGCTTCACCATTTCCTGATGAACCTGAAAGCAGACAATACATAGTAACGCTGTCACaaatatatcaaataaataCCAAGATACATCATGAGTTAACCACTGTTCTAAAATTTGATCTATTTCCTTTCATTTCCAAGAAATTCTCATACACGTAATTTTCTGTCCAAAAAACTACTAAAGTTGTTAAATGTGTGTGAGCCTGAAAGATGGACAATGAACATTATTACACTactatttattgaaatttaaatgataattaGAAGAATAGGATAAATGATCATTTAACTCTACATTATTTGGTCATTGAAGATCAAGTTTTATAAGCTATTTAGCTCAAAAGTTTAAACTACTAAGCAAAGGCTCACAAATGGTTTTGTCTCGGTGAGTATATTATCTTACACCTGCGCAATATTATCTAACAAATGGTGTTGTTTATTTTTGGTTGAAATGCGTGGTAAATATGGTAGACTACATAGGGAAATATTGCTCTTTGCAGCTTGCTGAAGAGTGATGAATTAGACAGATTAAAATTAGTATTTCAACTTGTACCTAAAAGACAACAAAAATTTATTGGTAGGCTTTTCCACCAAAGACTTACTACTTTTAATTAAATCTCACATAATGTCATCTAAGAATTTCGTAAGTTGAATAGAAATCAATAATCGAAGCTTTGTTGAGCTCCTTGTAGcaacaaaattaagaaaaattgcATCTTCTTCTTATTATCACTTAAACAGTGAGTGTTGCTCTGAGAAATAACtgattttgatctttaaaaaaatcatcaaaccTTAAGCCCCCTCTGAATGGAGACAAATTAAAGACAAGAAAGATAAGCGTAAGTTATTAAACAAGAAAGGAGATAAGTCTAACTTAGCGTCTAGGCAAACCTTAGGGAAAATCTGATAGAAAACAGGCCTCATGATGGCCCTTTGATTAGCTAGGATTAGAAAGGAATAAGGAGTTAGGAAGCTATGCATTGGTATCAAAGGAATTGCGAGAAGGGTTTCACAAATACCCTCATGAATTGTAGTTTATTGTTCTTGTGCTAAGCTCCTTGATCCAGAGCACTCTAGTAATGCACAGATGTTGTGTCTCCCACTCTCCCTTCAGTTCTTCAATATCTACATCACCTGTTCTACTCCCAACCAAGTCACTAACCccacatcatcatcaccatgcATGTCTTATCCCCAATCCGCTAGAACCTCAACCATCACCATCCTCACGCCACTACATTTACTTGCAACACCTTCACCGCACTGCCATAGTCATCCCTCTCAACCccacctccacctccacctCACATGTGCATCTACCATATCCCTCACTTCACAGTTGCTGCCGGTGCGTCACTTTCACCACTATCACGATCACACCGGCGCCCCCTTCTCCACTCCCATCCACCTTCACCCCACCAAAGCCGCATCACCATCAACCCCACACTCACCCTCACCATTCGCCACTCACCTCCATGATTCGTGATCTGTAAGTTGTAAACTTGTAATAAGCTAGATCTAGTTGGTGGTGATGGCCGAATGGTTGTCGTCGTTGTTGTTTGAAGGGAAGAAGctgaagagagaagaagatgtTGGTGATGGTGGTTGTGGCTTGGTGTGGTGAAGGACCTAAAGAAGGACCTAACTCTAAACggatttattgaaaatttttagtcATATTGTAGAGCTCAATACATGTTTGATCCATATAGTTAACTCACCTAGTAGGATAAGACTTGGTTATTTCTGTTTCAATTTGATTTcttatagtaaaaaaaaatcatcttttTAGTATTGCCAGTTTCTATTAATTACAATTATTTCTCTCCCAGTGGTTTGACTCAGAATTGCATGATTCCAAAAATGtttacaaaagaataaaaagtaGGGAAAAAATACTTACAAGATGAGATCTTAGGTTTGACTTTGACTTGGCTAAATTGAGAAGCATCTCTTCGCTTTGCATATTCTTCTGGAAATTGTTCCTTCAAAAAGTGATCAAGGGCCAAGCAAACTTTTGGAAATCCTCTTGGATGCAAACTTTGACAAATTTGGCATTTAAGCACCTGATCGTCTATGTTCATCATGCAAACTTCACAGAATACTGTACAAAATGAGCAAAAAGTGAATAAGCATATGTAATTAACTTTTCTGCTACTGATGACCTTAATTCATTATAAATGGAAGAAAACATTTAATGCATCGAGTACCATGACCACAATTAAGAACAATAGGATGAAAGAGCAATTGCTTGCACTTTGTACAAGTCACATCTGCAATTGTTATTTTCTGTTGCTGATTGTGCTTGTCATTCTCGGGTACTTTTTTTCCTGCAATGGAAGTTGTTCCCATAACCTCAGGCATTCTATTGGATGTGTCTTCATAAATGATGGCACCTTCTTTTCCTTCATGATTGGAAGAGCCTGATTGTTCCTTACATTCACAAGTTTCCAAGTTGCTTGAGTTGGATGAGGGATCTTTAGTAGCGCTAGAATGTGAACTCTCGGGATTATCAATTTTAGCTTGTGATCCACATATATCATCATCAAATTGAGGGGAGAAATATCCCAATTCCTTTTCTTCCTCTGAAACACAAGAAGAATTAGTATGGTCAAACTCAAACTTTACACAACAAAGTAGACAGAAagatatttctcttttatgatAAATGCAATTTTAAATGACAGTTGAATCAAGatggaggaagaagagatgGAATTAGAAAAGCAGGGAAAGAAAATTCACATATTAAAGTTAAGGTTAAGGTTAAAGTTGTCTATACTTATTTTTGCATAATCTGCATGGGTACTTAGTTATCATGTTCTCTTCATAAACATATAGTGGGTTTAGAACTTTCCTTGTGCTCTGCCCAAAAGAAAAGACCTCCTAAATACTCCAATCAATAAATTCTGAATGCAAGGGAAGAGGCTATCATTTTTATCccaaaatgaaaacagaatgCAAAACAGCCAAGCAGTAATAAGAAAAGTATCGCTCAATCCACTCATCAGTCAAAGTCTTGTGATGATAAACATAAGAAATCTTCTTCCAAAGTTTGCAAAAGGCAACTACAACAGTGTAGCAAGCAATTACAATTTACAACAGCAGTCAGCAAGGTACACTATTGCAGTGGAACTTCCACAGCCCATATaacatacattttttttattttcgttcatTGTTTGCTACGCTGTAATGTCTAGCTTATCACAATAGGTTAGGATTAGATTAAATCAAGGGCTTAAGGTGTTGCCACCTGAGTGCATATCTAAAACGGAAACATCAGATAGTGTAGTTCTAGAAAGTAATGTACCTTAAATCTAGCCAGTCATAATCATGTAACCGCAAATCGAATATATAAATTGCGCTTAGAGTTTAAATTGGCTAATCTGTATAAGCCTATAAGGCTCATGACACTTATATTTGTGAATATGCTGATAGAGAAGtatttagaaaaagaaacataCCAAGCACCTGATGTAACCTCCTCTTGTAAGCATCAGGATACAGCTTAAGAAGCAAAAAGTGAAGCATTTGACAGATTGTTGGAAAGTGATAGTATGATTGTCTACAAATCGGACAATGAGACTCGCGTATAACATCCATTGATTTATGGACGCACCAGAAACAAGATAGATGACCACACGCTGTGAACAGGGGtgaaaaaatcacaaaaaatgtGAAAATCTATCACATAAAATTACCAAAACCTTAAATGTAGCTTTAGAAATTGATGCATCATTACCGAGTACAATGGGCTTGTGCAACAGTTCTCTGCATTATAGAAGCAAATTCAAATAGTGCAATTTGATAAAGAAAATAGAACTAAGACATCATAGACCAACTTAATGCAAAGTCAAAACAATCCAGCGTTTCTAGACAGGAAAATGCGATGATGCACCAAGATAAACTTGGTATATCGTAAAACTAAGATAAATAACACAATGGTATATATCTTAGCACATAACTTATAACCAATAACTTTTATTAGATCTTCAACATTGAGATCATCTTGGTTCATCATACACTAAGTTTAACTTGGTGCATTTATGTTGTTCCTAAATGGAAGAAAAACCAAGATTCAAAGTCCAAATAATTCAGCCAAATCATGGAAACCTTCCACGGTATAATGAAGCTGCAAGAAGCATACATTGGTCAAACTTAAACTGCAATAATACATtgactttttttctttttcttttgggggtaaataacaataaaatcatCACTATAACTTATCAAAATATAGACTAACCTttgttcttattcttattctaataaATAGGGTTTAATTACTACCATCGATCGAATTTTGAGATAATACAAATGCACTTGTACAGAATCCAGTTCCTTAAAATAATCTTACTCCAAATCGTTAACATCAACTAAACTTTAAAAtcagaaattacaaaaaatatgaaTGGAAAAAAAATGCCGAGAAAACAAAGCTTTCGATTACGAACAAGCTTTCAATTAAAATAAGGAGTAAAAACAAATCAACTTGGACAGACCACAAAAATGAGGATTAATAATGAAATAAACAAATaacaataatcataataatatgaataaagAAAAGAGGGTGTTACAGGCAAACACAGCAAACAAAGGAATCAGAGATTTCGTCATCATGTTGCTCGCTTTCTTTAATGGCTGCGTTGGCTTCCATTCTCGTAAGATCGATAAACAGAGAAGGAATGGATTTAGATTAATAAAAGGTTCCactttgttatttattttcgatAATTAATAATAGTGGATGTTAGAAGAGGTATCTAGTTCTTAGTATCTTACGGCCTTCAGAATTTCATATCACAGGCGTATGTTGTTGGCGGCCCAATTAGAttgtaggattttttttttcttctattataaaataaaataaaaatttaatttctataacAAATAAGTGTAATAATTCGTGTATGATAcgtaataaaattgaaattataattttaaattattttattaaaattaatttaaattataattatttaattaataaaaaggtAACATGTTATGcattgtttgttttttcttaatttgGTATTAAGTGTATCAACTCTAATGTAGTTATTAATCGTTTTTATTAACATACTCTAATAGCAAGCACATAGCAACGCGACGAGTTTGTTCTTTATGTTGTTGAGTGGCCactaaatttgtttatttatttgggTTTAGGGCTGTTTGTGGACTTGGTTGTAATAGAGAGCAATTAGACCTCAATTATAATGAATTTCATGATCCTAGTCAGAAGAAGAGGGAAATTGATAGGtagatttataaaaatatgtgaGGTTATTAAATTGGTGGGTTAGAAAATTCTTTGCTATGGTTGTGTTTGGAATTGGATTAAATGGGTTGTGCCTGTATTTTTGTTTGTAATATCTATTAGTTTAATTGTTTTATCATAtattaaagttaattttaaaatatttatttaatacatcATATGCTAATATtaagagtatttttttaaaaagatatatatgtaaaaatagatataatataattacagatataacataaacaaatatattaaataaaaggtTAAACCAATAT
This portion of the Arachis duranensis cultivar V14167 chromosome 6, aradu.V14167.gnm2.J7QH, whole genome shotgun sequence genome encodes:
- the LOC107494469 gene encoding E3 ubiquitin-protein ligase PRT1 isoform X2 encodes the protein MMTKSLIPLFAVFASCGHLSCFWCVHKSMDVIRESHCPICRQSYYHFPTICQMLHFLLLKLYPDAYKRRLHQVLEEEKELGYFSPQFDDDICGSQAKIDNPESSHSSATKDPSSNSSNLETCECKEQSGSSNHEGKEGAIIYEDTSNRMPEVMGTTSIAGKKVPENDKHNQQQKITIADVTCTKCKQLLFHPIVLNCGHVFCEVCMMNIDDQVLKCQICQSLHPRGFPKVCLALDHFLKEQFPEEYAKRRDASQFSQVKVKPKISSCSSGNGEAELSGLPSRIHIGVGCDFCGMYPIIGERYKCIDCKEEIGFDLCGDCHKTHSKLPGRFNQQHTPEHRFESVQGFRSVGGWYAHESLEISGHVSEDPSSPNEVDEDFQTYIQRSSLPDEIDGDNQNEHREPL
- the LOC107494469 gene encoding E3 ubiquitin-protein ligase PRT1 isoform X1, translating into MEANAAIKESEQHDDEISDSFVCCVCLELLHKPIVLACGHLSCFWCVHKSMDVIRESHCPICRQSYYHFPTICQMLHFLLLKLYPDAYKRRLHQVLEEEKELGYFSPQFDDDICGSQAKIDNPESSHSSATKDPSSNSSNLETCECKEQSGSSNHEGKEGAIIYEDTSNRMPEVMGTTSIAGKKVPENDKHNQQQKITIADVTCTKCKQLLFHPIVLNCGHVFCEVCMMNIDDQVLKCQICQSLHPRGFPKVCLALDHFLKEQFPEEYAKRRDASQFSQVKVKPKISSCSSGNGEAELSGLPSRIHIGVGCDFCGMYPIIGERYKCIDCKEEIGFDLCGDCHKTHSKLPGRFNQQHTPEHRFESVQGFRSVGGWYAHESLEISGHVSEDPSSPNEVDEDFQTYIQRSSLPDEIDGDNQNEHREPL